The following proteins are co-located in the Escherichia fergusonii ATCC 35469 genome:
- the trmN gene encoding tRNA(1)(Val) (adenine(37)-N(6))-methyltransferase TrmN has translation MSQSTSVLRRNGFTFKQFFVAHDRCAMKVGTDGILLGAWAPVAGVKRCLDIGAGSGLLALMLAQRTDDSVMIDAVELESEAATQAQENINQSPWAERINIYPADIQQWITQQTARFDLIISNPPYYQQGVECATPQREQARYTTTLDHQSLLTCAAECITEEGFFCVVLPEQIGNGFTELALRMGWHLRLRTDVAENETRQPHRVLLAFSPQAGECYSDRLVIRGPDQSYSEAYTALTQAFYLFM, from the coding sequence ATGTCACAGTCTACATCCGTGCTTCGTCGTAATGGATTTACTTTTAAACAGTTTTTTGTTGCTCACGATCGCTGTGCGATGAAAGTGGGAACGGATGGCATTTTGCTGGGCGCATGGGCACCGGTGGCTGGGGTAAAACGTTGCCTTGATATCGGCGCGGGTAGCGGGTTGCTGGCATTAATGCTGGCGCAGCGAACCGATGACAGCGTGATGATTGATGCCGTTGAACTGGAAAGTGAAGCTGCGACTCAGGCGCAGGAAAATATCAACCAGTCCCCGTGGGCAGAGCGGATTAATATCTATCCGGCGGATATTCAGCAGTGGATCACACAGCAGACAGCACGCTTTGATTTAATCATCAGTAACCCGCCTTATTATCAGCAGGGCGTTGAGTGCGCTACGCCGCAGAGGGAACAGGCACGCTATACCACTACGCTTGATCATCAATCGTTGCTAACCTGCGCGGCGGAGTGCATTACTGAAGAGGGATTTTTTTGCGTGGTGTTGCCAGAGCAGATTGGTAATGGTTTTACTGAACTGGCATTAAGAATGGGCTGGCATTTACGTTTACGGACGGATGTGGCGGAAAACGAAACGCGACAGCCGCATCGGGTGCTGCTGGCATTCTCCCCACAGGCGGGAGAATGCTATAGCGATCGCTTAGTGATTCGTGGGCCAGACCAGAGCTATTCCGAAGCGTATACGGCGCTGACCCAGGCTTTTTATTTGTTTATGTAA
- the rpoE gene encoding RNA polymerase sigma factor RpoE codes for MSEQLTDQVLVERVQKGDQKAFNLLVVRYQHKVASLVSHYVPSGDVPDVVQEAFIKAYRALDSFRGDSAFYTWLYRIAVNTAKNYLVAQGRRPPSSDVDAIEAENFESGGALKEISNPENLMLSEELRQIVFRTIESLPEDLRMAITLRELDGLSYEEIAAIMDCPVGTVRSRIFRAREAIDNKVQPLIRR; via the coding sequence ATGAGCGAGCAGTTAACGGACCAGGTCCTGGTTGAACGGGTCCAGAAGGGAGATCAGAAAGCCTTTAACTTACTGGTAGTGCGCTATCAGCATAAAGTGGCGAGTCTGGTTTCCCACTATGTGCCGTCGGGTGATGTTCCCGATGTGGTACAAGAAGCTTTTATTAAAGCCTATCGTGCGCTGGATTCGTTCCGGGGAGATAGCGCTTTTTATACATGGCTGTATCGGATTGCTGTAAATACAGCGAAAAATTACCTGGTTGCTCAGGGACGCCGTCCACCTTCCAGTGATGTGGATGCCATTGAAGCTGAAAACTTCGAAAGTGGCGGCGCGTTGAAAGAAATTTCGAACCCTGAGAACTTAATGTTGTCAGAAGAACTGAGACAGATAGTTTTCCGAACTATTGAGTCCCTCCCGGAAGATTTACGCATGGCAATAACCTTGCGGGAGCTGGATGGCCTGAGCTATGAAGAGATAGCCGCTATCATGGATTGTCCGGTAGGTACGGTGCGTTCACGTATCTTCCGAGCGAGGGAAGCTATTGATAACAAAGTTCAACCGCTTATCAGGCGTTGA
- the rseB gene encoding sigma-E factor regulatory protein RseB — protein sequence MKQLWFAMSLVTGSLLFSANASATPASGALLQQMNLASQSLNYELSFISINKQGVESLRYRHARLDNRPLAQLLQMDGPRREVVQRGNEISYFEPGLEPFTLNGDYIVDSLPSLIYTDFKRLSPYYDFISVGRTRIADRLCEVIRVVARDGTRYSYIVWMDTESKLPMRVDLLDRDGETLEQFRVIAFNVNQDISSSMQTLAKANLPPLLSVPVGEKAKFSWTPTWLPQGFSEVSSSRRPLPTMDNMPIESRLYSDGLFSFSVNVNRATPSSTDQMLRTGRRTVSTSVRDNAEITIVGELPPQTAKRIAENIKFGAAQ from the coding sequence ATGAAGCAACTTTGGTTTGCCATGTCATTAGTGACAGGTAGCCTGTTATTCTCTGCTAACGCCTCGGCCACTCCCGCGTCCGGGGCGTTATTACAGCAGATGAACCTGGCCAGTCAGTCACTGAATTACGAGCTGTCATTCATCAGCATCAATAAACAGGGTGTTGAGTCTCTGCGTTATCGACATGCACGCCTCGATAACCGTCCTCTTGCACAATTGTTGCAAATGGATGGCCCGCGCCGGGAAGTGGTACAGCGCGGCAATGAAATCAGCTACTTTGAACCGGGCCTTGAACCGTTCACGCTTAATGGCGATTACATTGTTGATTCTCTGCCATCGCTCATCTATACCGATTTCAAACGCCTTTCTCCTTACTACGACTTTATCTCCGTGGGACGCACGCGTATTGCTGATCGTCTTTGCGAAGTCATTCGCGTGGTGGCCCGTGATGGCACACGCTACAGCTACATCGTGTGGATGGACACCGAATCGAAATTACCGATGAGGGTTGATCTCCTTGATCGCGATGGTGAAACGCTGGAACAATTTCGCGTGATTGCTTTTAATGTCAATCAGGATATCAGCAGCAGTATGCAGACGCTGGCGAAAGCAAATCTGCCGCCGCTGCTTTCTGTTCCTGTAGGTGAAAAAGCTAAATTCAGCTGGACGCCAACCTGGTTGCCACAGGGGTTTAGTGAGGTTTCCAGCAGCCGACGTCCGTTACCGACGATGGACAACATGCCTATCGAATCACGTCTCTATTCCGACGGATTATTCAGCTTCTCGGTAAACGTTAACCGCGCTACGCCATCGAGCACCGATCAGATGTTGCGCACCGGACGCAGAACCGTCAGTACAAGCGTACGTGATAACGCCGAAATCACCATTGTCGGCGAACTGCCGCCGCAAACGGCGAAACGCATTGCCGAGAATATTAAGTTTGGGGCAGCGCAATGA
- the rseA gene encoding anti-sigma-E factor RseA → MQKEQLSALMDGETLDSELLNELAHNPEMQKTWESYHLIRDSMRGDTPEVLHFDISSRVMAAIEEEPVRQPATLIPEAQPAPHQWQKMPFWQKVRPWAAQLTQMGVAACVSLAVIVGVQHYNGQSETSQQPETPVFNTLPMMGKASPVSLGVPSEATANNGQQQQVQEQRRRINAMLQDYELQRRLHSEQLQFEQAQTQQAAVQVPGIQTLGTQSQ, encoded by the coding sequence ATGCAGAAAGAACAACTTTCCGCTTTAATGGATGGCGAAACGCTGGATAGTGAGCTGCTTAACGAACTGGCTCATAACCCAGAAATGCAGAAAACCTGGGAAAGCTATCACTTAATCCGTGACTCAATGCGGGGTGATACTCCCGAGGTGCTCCATTTCGATATCTCTTCACGCGTAATGGCCGCCATTGAAGAAGAGCCAGTACGTCAACCGGCGACACTGATCCCAGAGGCCCAGCCTGCGCCGCATCAATGGCAGAAAATGCCATTCTGGCAGAAAGTACGTCCATGGGCAGCACAGCTTACCCAAATGGGCGTAGCAGCATGCGTATCGCTTGCAGTTATCGTTGGCGTCCAGCACTATAATGGGCAATCTGAAACGTCCCAGCAGCCCGAAACGCCAGTATTTAATACACTGCCGATGATGGGTAAAGCCAGCCCGGTTAGCCTGGGAGTACCTTCTGAAGCGACCGCCAACAATGGTCAACAGCAGCAGGTACAGGAGCAGCGTCGTCGCATTAATGCAATGTTGCAGGATTACGAACTGCAACGCCGACTCCACTCTGAACAGCTTCAGTTTGAGCAGGCCCAAACCCAGCAAGCCGCTGTACAGGTGCCAGGAATTCAAACTTTAGGAACGCAATCGCAGTAA
- the rseD gene encoding rpoE leader peptide RseD: MIRLQHDKQKQMRYGTLQKRDTLTLCLLKLQLMEWRFDSAWKFGLGRLYLG; this comes from the coding sequence ATGATCCGTCTACAGCATGACAAACAAAAACAGATGCGTTACGGAACTTTACAAAAACGAGACACTCTAACCCTTTGCTTGCTCAAATTGCAGCTAATGGAGTGGCGTTTCGATAGCGCGTGGAAATTTGGTTTGGGGAGACTTTACCTCGGATGA
- the nadB gene encoding L-aspartate oxidase, translating to MNTLPEHSCDVLIIGSGAAGLSLALRLADRHHVIVLSKGPVTEGSTFYAQGGIAAVFDETDSIDSHVEDTMIAGAGICDRHAVEFVASNARSCVQWLIDQGVLFDTHVQSNGEESYHLTREGGHSHRRILHAADATGKEVETTLVSKAQNHPNIRVLERSNAVDLIVSDKIGLPGTRRVVGAWVWNRNKETVETCHAKAVVLATGGASKVYQYTTNPDISSGDGIAMAWRAGCRVANLEFNQFHPTALYHPQARNFLLTEALRGEGAYLKRPDGTRFMPDFDERGELAPRDIVARAIDHEMKRLGADCMFLDISHKPADFIRQHFPMIYEKLLGLGIDLTKDPVPIVPAAHYTCGGVMVDDHGRTDVEGLYAIGEVSYTGLHGANRMASNSLLECLVYGWSAAEDITRRMPYAHDVSTLPTWDESRVENPDELVVIQHNWHELRLFMWDYVGIVRTTKRLERALRRINMLQQEIDEYYAHFRVSNNLLELRNLVQVAELIVRCAMVRKESRGLHFTLDYPELLTHSGPSILSPNNLYINK from the coding sequence ATGAATACTCTCCCTGAACATTCATGTGACGTGTTGATTATCGGTAGCGGCGCTGCCGGGCTTTCACTGGCGCTACGTCTGGCTGATCGGCATCATGTCATCGTTCTAAGTAAAGGCCCAGTCACGGAAGGTTCAACATTTTATGCCCAGGGCGGAATTGCCGCCGTGTTTGATGAAACTGACAGCATTGATTCGCATGTGGAAGACACAATGATTGCCGGTGCTGGTATTTGTGATCGCCATGCAGTTGAATTTGTCGCCAGCAATGCACGTTCTTGTGTGCAATGGTTAATCGACCAGGGGGTGTTGTTTGATACCCACGTTCAATCGAATGGCGAAGAAAGCTACCATTTGACCCGTGAAGGTGGACATAGTCACCGACGAATTCTTCATGCTGCGGACGCCACCGGTAAAGAAGTAGAAACCACACTAGTGAGCAAGGCGCAGAACCATCCGAATATTCGCGTGCTGGAGCGCAGCAACGCGGTTGATCTAATTGTTTCTGACAAAATTGGCCTGCCGGGCACGCGACGAGTTGTTGGCGCGTGGGTATGGAACCGAAATAAAGAAACAGTGGAAACCTGCCACGCAAAAGCAGTGGTGCTGGCAACCGGCGGTGCGTCAAAAGTTTACCAGTACACTACCAATCCGGATATTTCTTCTGGCGATGGTATTGCTATGGCGTGGCGCGCGGGCTGCCGGGTCGCCAATCTCGAATTTAATCAGTTCCATCCTACCGCGCTGTATCATCCGCAGGCACGCAATTTTCTGTTAACGGAAGCACTGCGCGGCGAAGGCGCTTATCTCAAGCGACCGGATGGCACGCGTTTTATGCCTGATTTTGACGAGCGCGGCGAACTGGCTCCGCGCGATATTGTCGCTCGTGCTATTGATCACGAAATGAAACGCCTCGGCGCAGATTGTATGTTCCTCGATATCAGCCATAAGCCCGCCGATTTTATTCGTCAGCATTTCCCGATGATTTATGAAAAGTTATTGGGACTGGGGATTGATCTCACGAAAGACCCTGTGCCGATTGTGCCTGCTGCACACTATACCTGCGGTGGTGTAATGGTTGATGATCATGGGCGTACGGACGTCGAAGGTTTGTACGCCATTGGCGAAGTGAGTTATACCGGCTTACACGGCGCTAACCGCATGGCCTCAAATTCATTACTGGAGTGTCTGGTTTACGGCTGGTCGGCGGCGGAGGATATTACCAGGCGTATGCCCTATGCCCACGACGTCAGTACGTTACCGACGTGGGATGAAAGCCGTGTTGAGAACCCTGACGAACTGGTGGTGATTCAGCATAACTGGCACGAGCTACGTCTGTTTATGTGGGATTACGTCGGCATTGTGCGCACAACGAAACGTCTGGAACGCGCCCTGCGGCGGATCAATATGCTTCAGCAGGAAATAGACGAATACTACGCCCATTTCCGCGTATCAAATAATTTGCTGGAGCTGCGTAATCTGGTACAGGTTGCCGAGTTGATTGTTCGCTGTGCGATGGTGCGCAAGGAGAGCCGGGGGCTGCATTTCACGCTGGATTACCCGGAGTTGCTCACTCACTCTGGCCCATCGATCCTTTCCCCCAACAACCTTTACATAAACAAATAA